A DNA window from Leptospira selangorensis contains the following coding sequences:
- a CDS encoding helix-turn-helix domain-containing protein, with protein MPTIDPIERGLIQSIGTLVRKRRQELGLSLGKLAELSQVSRGMLSLVESGKAAPSIALLWKISKAIRLPLSSLMEFSKEEFPKIFRKEDSSENSVEENQYVIRPLLHEETRFQTRLFEIRLLPGVAKTFITKVQSKQRQNLFLQSGALRLKVGGKWFDLQEGDSMTFLGKDLQELANLGEKDSYLIWSSSLSDD; from the coding sequence ATGCCAACGATCGATCCGATTGAAAGAGGCCTGATCCAATCTATTGGGACCTTGGTTCGTAAGAGAAGACAGGAATTAGGTCTTTCACTTGGAAAACTTGCGGAATTATCTCAGGTGAGCCGAGGAATGTTAAGCCTTGTGGAATCCGGAAAGGCTGCACCTTCTATCGCGCTATTATGGAAAATTTCAAAAGCGATCCGTTTACCTTTGTCCAGCCTCATGGAATTTTCTAAGGAAGAGTTTCCTAAAATTTTCAGAAAGGAAGACTCTAGCGAGAATTCAGTAGAAGAGAATCAGTATGTGATCCGTCCTCTCCTACATGAAGAAACTAGATTTCAAACTAGACTCTTCGAGATCAGACTTCTTCCTGGAGTTGCCAAAACCTTTATTACAAAAGTGCAATCTAAACAAAGGCAGAATCTGTTCCTACAGTCAGGAGCACTCCGTTTAAAAGTAGGAGGCAAATGGTTCGACCTGCAAGAAGGGGACAGTATGACCTTCTTGGGTAAAGATTTACAAGAACTTGCAAATTTAGGGGAGAAGGACTCATATCTGATCTGGTCCTCTTCTCTTTCCGACGATTGA